A genomic region of Streptomyces sp. NBC_00247 contains the following coding sequences:
- a CDS encoding Ldh family oxidoreductase, whose translation MTDHPTPKPGKVLVPAEDLRTFSAALLEKGGLDAEAARTTADVFVWAALRGVDSHGVARVPAYLDLLAKGVANAEAELTVESSTPAATVIDADHAPGPVALTAAAAEAVSRARTNGIAAVAVRRTVHTGAIGYYVSKIAEQGLIGIGFVSGMPNMGYTGVKGAAVATSPLAIAVPADAHAPLVLDMATATIALGKIRQAKASGTPLPAGAAATADGTPTTDPEQAVMPLPLGGAKGSGMSIAFELLTSVLVGAPIFASFHSDDPEGRKHRQNALLIALDPAAFGDPAAFTAAVDTTLTTLKGLPQADDASGVFYPGERSAALAVERGEKGLPVAPKVWRDLTERAAEFGITPPEPVAAG comes from the coding sequence ATGACCGACCACCCCACCCCCAAGCCGGGCAAGGTCCTGGTCCCCGCCGAGGACCTGCGCACCTTCTCCGCCGCCCTCCTGGAGAAGGGCGGCCTCGACGCCGAGGCCGCCCGCACCACCGCCGACGTCTTCGTCTGGGCAGCGCTGCGCGGCGTCGACTCGCACGGCGTCGCCCGCGTCCCCGCCTATCTCGACCTGCTGGCCAAGGGCGTGGCCAACGCCGAGGCAGAGCTCACCGTCGAGTCCTCCACGCCGGCCGCCACGGTCATCGACGCCGACCACGCGCCCGGCCCGGTCGCCCTCACCGCCGCCGCCGCCGAAGCGGTGAGCCGGGCCCGTACCAACGGCATCGCCGCCGTGGCCGTCCGCCGCACCGTCCACACCGGCGCCATCGGCTACTACGTGTCGAAGATCGCCGAACAGGGCCTCATCGGCATCGGGTTCGTCTCCGGCATGCCCAACATGGGCTACACCGGGGTCAAGGGCGCGGCCGTCGCCACCAGCCCGCTCGCCATCGCCGTACCGGCCGACGCCCACGCGCCGCTCGTCCTCGACATGGCCACCGCCACCATCGCTCTGGGCAAGATCCGCCAGGCCAAGGCGAGCGGCACCCCGCTGCCCGCGGGAGCGGCGGCCACCGCCGACGGCACCCCCACCACCGACCCCGAACAGGCCGTCATGCCACTGCCGTTGGGCGGCGCCAAGGGGTCCGGGATGTCGATCGCCTTCGAGCTGCTCACCAGCGTGCTCGTCGGCGCGCCGATCTTCGCCTCCTTCCACTCGGACGACCCCGAGGGCCGTAAGCACCGCCAGAACGCGCTGCTCATCGCCCTGGACCCGGCGGCGTTCGGCGACCCCGCGGCCTTCACCGCCGCCGTGGACACCACGCTCACCACCCTCAAGGGCCTGCCGCAGGCGGACGACGCCTCCGGTGTGTTCTACCCCGGCGAGCGGAGCGCGGCCCTCGCCGTCGAGCGCGGCGAGAAGGGCCTGCCGGTGGCCCCGAAGGTCTGGCGCGACCTCACCGAGCGTGCCGCCGAGTTCGGCATCACGCCGCCGGAGCCGGTGGCGGCGGGCTGA
- a CDS encoding ArsR/SmtB family transcription factor: protein MGLWLLDTDTLARSRFVVSPLAETVATLNELEVAVASHPAQQRWLENHVHAYRERVDRDPVAAAVIRAGYRRDWIADFLIPAPVGEGTPRIEEELHRVRATPAASAHADLTTALGGGPLPPALRRADLAERAAALLEWVWTRVVLPDWERRRHVLEADIVSRTRQLSEGGWASALDDLGPRTRWLGDGRLQINAHANPPRSIAGAQLLLVPVTPKSGWVTWDEPHRYAVVYPCSGALTGQEGRPAPDALRALLGPWRARALTLLSTPMSTTQLVALTGLALGSVGRHLKVLLNAGLVRRRRAGRSVLYYRSEAGDRLVEAARQGRPAR, encoded by the coding sequence GACACCTTGGCCCGGAGCCGGTTCGTGGTCTCGCCCCTGGCGGAGACCGTCGCCACCCTCAACGAGCTGGAGGTGGCTGTCGCCTCACATCCGGCTCAGCAGAGGTGGCTGGAGAACCACGTGCACGCCTACCGCGAGCGGGTGGACCGGGATCCGGTGGCGGCTGCCGTGATCCGGGCCGGGTACCGCCGCGACTGGATCGCCGACTTCCTCATTCCGGCCCCGGTGGGTGAGGGGACCCCGCGCATCGAGGAGGAACTGCACCGGGTCCGGGCCACCCCGGCCGCATCCGCCCACGCGGACCTGACGACCGCCCTGGGCGGCGGGCCCCTCCCACCGGCCCTGCGCCGTGCCGACCTCGCCGAACGCGCGGCCGCCCTGCTGGAGTGGGTGTGGACCCGCGTGGTCCTCCCGGACTGGGAGCGGCGCCGCCACGTCCTGGAGGCCGACATCGTCTCCCGCACCCGGCAGTTGAGCGAGGGCGGCTGGGCCTCGGCCCTCGACGACCTGGGCCCCCGCACCCGCTGGCTGGGCGACGGTCGGCTGCAGATCAACGCACACGCCAACCCGCCCCGCAGCATTGCCGGCGCACAACTCCTGCTCGTCCCCGTCACTCCGAAGAGCGGCTGGGTCACCTGGGACGAGCCCCACCGGTATGCCGTGGTGTATCCGTGTTCGGGCGCGCTGACCGGGCAGGAGGGCCGTCCGGCGCCCGACGCGCTCCGTGCCCTGCTCGGTCCGTGGCGGGCCCGTGCGCTGACCCTGCTGAGCACCCCGATGAGCACCACCCAACTGGTGGCGCTGACCGGACTGGCACTGGGCTCGGTGGGAAGGCACCTGAAGGTACTGCTGAACGCGGGGCTGGTGCGACGGCGGCGTGCGGGACGGTCGGTGCTGTACTACCGCAGTGAGGCGGGGGACCGTCTCGTCGAGGCGGCGCGGCAGGGCCGCCCGGCACGGTGA